The Amycolatopsis sp. NBC_01480 genome segment CGTCGCGCTCTACCGCCTGGACAAGACGTACGCGCAGCTCACGGCCGAGGGCGCGAAGATCTTCCAGCTCAGTTCCACTCCTGCCGGGCCGGGCGACGCACTGTCCATGGCCAACAGCGGCCGCCGTTTCGCCTGCACCGCCGAGGCCGTGGTCCCGCACCTGCGCGAGGGCGGCTACCAGCAGGACAACTCGATCCGCTACGCCACCAGCCCGGACTGCATGCCTTGGCACGGCACGTCCGGCTCCGCGCTACTGGCCGCCGACAACACGACGATCATCGGAATCCACAACACCCACAACGAAGCCGGCGACCAGTGCACGGACAACAACCCCTGCGAGGTGGCCGCGGACGGGACCGTGACTTCGGTGCAGGGCCGCGGTTATGGCCAGCAGGTCAACGTTCTCACCGCTTGTCTGACCACCGGTTCGAAGCTGGACCTTTCCCGGCCTGGCTGCGCTCTCACCGGCGCGACGAGGTGATCAGTCCAGCGGGTTCCGTTCCGCCCACCGGGTGAAATCGACGACGAGACTCCGTAGTCCCCGCTTTGCCTTCCGCTGAACGAGTCAGGCCCCATCCGATGATCTTCGGATGGGGCCTGACCTGCGGAGCCGCCTAGGGGAATCGAACCCCTGACCTATTCATTACGAGTTCCCCATACATGGCATAATATGTCCTCGACCAGGCACTTCAGTTCACAGTCCATGGACCGAGCTGCCTTGAACTGCCCTGATGCACCCTGGTTCGGGCCACCGTCCGGGCCACGCGACATGTGTCCGAACTCACTCATCTCGCCTTTGACGCGCCTGTCGGACCCGTCACCGACAGTCGCCGCCCTGAGCACCCTCGAACCAGCCTAGGTCGGCGCAGCCGAAGCTCGCCTCAGGCGAGGCGTACAACTGGGCCGCCATTGCGCGAGCCCCGAACCCGTGCACCGACTCGCCGACGTCATCGCTGGACAGTCGCATAAAGGGCGACATTGTTGGATTATTTCATCCTTCAAATAGGGATCTATTCAATCTAACTCTGGTGACCTTCCTCGATTCGACTCCACTCGGGGTAACTAGTCCGCTACGGTTGTCAATGCAGAATCGGCGAGCTCGGCCAGCCGACTACGCCGAAGCGATGACGGGGTGCGAGGGGAGCATCGTATGGGAACAGCGGGTGGCAGCTCGCCGCCGGATCGACACGCGCAGACGCCCGAGGACATCGACCAAGCGATGGGGAACGCGCGCCTGGCAGCCATGCAACACACACCAGGCCAGCCCGGCTCCCCATGGACTCCAGACGTCTTCGCCGGCGCAGGTGTGTCCGCCGATGCGACGAACTCCGCGAGCCAGAGTGGATACCGATTCGATCCTGGGAATATCACCAAATTGATATCCCGGTGGGAGAATGTGCTCCAAGGGTTGCAGGATGACCAGAAAATTCAGGAAATGGCGTTGGCTGCCGCGCAACCGCCGTCGCCCGACCAACCCGCAGTTCAGCAGGCACGACTAGCGCAAGCGTCGATACAGGAAATGATCGACCATAATGTTTCGATGCAGCGCAGCGCTTTCGCATACATCAATGCATTAAAAAAAGCAAACGGCAGCTACACTCAACACGATGCCGAAGTCGCAGAAGCTCTCGGAAAAGTCAATCCGAGCAATCCCCCCACCAGTGGAATGTATCAATAGGACGGCCGTGAATCGCTATCAAATTCGCCTTACAGTAGCCAGCGCGGCAAGCGTCGGGGTTGTTCTCGTCGGCGGATGCTCCGGCTCGACTCCGGGGACGGCAAATCCGGCACCTCCAGGAGTCAGCCAAAGTGGTCCGTCCACCTCGACTGGAAGCCAGAACGTCGAGGCCCCTAAGGTTTCCACTCCGCTGACCGTGGACAAGTTCCTTGCGGATCCGTGCAGCATGCTGACACCGACACAGCTGTCCACGATGCAGCTCAGCCAGCCGAAGGCTGATTCGGCTTCCAGCGGGATTGGCTGCGGGTGGCGGTTCGGCGATGGATACACAGCCGTCAGCGCATCGTTTCTGACCACCGTCAAGGACGGTCTGACAAATGCCTACAGGCAAAAAGGCACCGGATATTACAAAGATGGCTACTTCGAACCGACCGTCGTGAGTGGATTTCCGGCAGTACTGGCGAACACCGCAGATCGCCGCGATCAAGGGCAGGTCACCATGCTGGTTGGCCTTTCGGATCAAACTGAAATGCTGGTGCTGATTCAGGGCACGCCCGGCAGCAATGCCACGACAGCAGCCACGAATGTGACAAAAGCTATCCTTTCCACCGTCCAGGGGGCGCAGTAACATGGCGGGACAGTCGATGTCCGGGCAGCAGATCTACGACAACTTCGCCAATGCCGTAGGGCCAGACGGGCTGGCACATGCGGCCGATTGCGTCACTGAAATCCAAGGCCGATACGACGACCGCGCGACAGAAATTCGGTCGTTGGCTACCGCCATGGAGGAAGGGTGGGTCGGCGACGCGGCTGGCGCGGCTTCGCGGGGTGCAGGTCCTTTAGCTGTCGAGCATGCTCATGCTGCGGGAGCTGCAACCCTGGCGCAGGCGGGTCTGACGACACAGGCATCTGCGTGGCATTCCGTCAAGGCCAAGGTTCAACCGGTTCCGCCGGTACCGCAAGCTCCGCCGCCGATGTCGGGTTTCTTCGGTCTGCAGAGCGCGATCGACGCCGACATCGAAGGCAAAACCCAGCAGAGCAACAATGTTGCGACGGCGAACGTGGCGGCGATGAAGTCCTGGTCAGCGGCGTCGGACGAGACCGGGCGGCTCATGCCCACCAGCTACGGCCAAATCGACCCGAACGCGATGAACATCAGCACCACGCAGGCGCCCGCGGTTCACGGCCCAACCGGACACAGCGGCAGCACGGGTGGGGCAATACAGTCCGGCCATGTCGCGGGCTCGACTGCGTCGCACGGCGGTGATGCCTTCGCACCGAGCAATAGTCAAGACCTGTGGATGAAGATCTTTTAGGCGGCTGCGGGTGGGATGTGTTCGGTGGGGCGTTCGACGAGTTTGCCTGCCTCGAACCGTGCGCCGGCACGGACGAGGGCGACCAGGTGGGGCGCGTTGACCGCGCGCCAGCGAGCCTGGGCCGCTTCGATGAGCTTGAATGCCATCGCCAACCCCGCCGCGCGGGAGCCAGGACCCTTGGTGACCTTGGTGCGGTGCCGCACGGTGGCGAAGGTTGACTCGATCGGGTTCGTGGTCCGCAGGTGGATCCAGTGCTCGGCCGGATAGTCGTAGAACGCCAGCAGCACGTCAATGTCGTCGGTGATCTTGGCGGCGGCCTTGGGGAACTTCGCGCCGTAGGCGGCATCGAACGCCTTCACCGCGTCCAGGGCGTGCCGGCGGTCTTCGGCGTTCCAGATCTGCGCGAGGGCCTTCTTCGCCCCGGGATGCGCGGACTTGGGCAGCGCCGCCAGCACGTTGGCGATCTTGTGGAACCAGCAGCGCTGCTCCCGGGTCTCGGGAAACACCTCCCGCAGCGCGCCCCAGAACCCCAGTGCCCCGTCGCCCGCGGCCAGCACCGGGGCACGCATCCCGCGGCGGCGGGCATCGCGCAGCAGATCCGCCCAGGACTCGGCCGACTCGCGGTACCCGTCAGCCAGCGCGACGAGCTCCTTGCGGCCGTCGGCGCGCACCCCGATCATCACCAGCAGGCACAGTTTCTGCTCTTCCAGGCGGATGTTGACGTGGATCCCGTCCGCCCACAGATAAACAAAGTCCACAGTGGACAGATCACGTTCGGCGAAGGCGCGTTGTTCGGCCTTCCACTGCTCGGTCAGCTTCGTGATCACCGGACCCGACAGGCCCTTCGCCGACCCGAGGAACTGACCCAGCGCTGGCACGAAGTCCCCCGAGGACAGGCCGTGCAGGTACAGCAAGGGCAGCACCTCGGTGATCTTCGGGGTCTTGCGTGCCCACGGCGGCAGGATCGCCGAGGAGAACCGCTCGCGTTCGCCGGTGTCGGGGTCGATGCGCTTGTCGTTGACCCGCGGCGCGGTCACCTCGACCGCGCCCGCGCTGGTCAGCACCTCGCGCGGTTCGTGGTGACCGTTGCGCACCACCAGGCGATGCCCGTTCTCGTCACGCTCGCCGGCGAACCGGGCAATGTAGGCCTCGACCTCGGCCTGCAACGCCTCGGCCAGCATCCGCCGCGCGCCTTCACGCACCAGCTCATCGATCATCGACGACGCGGACGAGCCGCCCGCCGCACCGTCATCACCAGCAGCAGGATCAGGGACTACGCTCAGCATCGGGTCGTGCCTTCCCGGCCGACGTTGGCGCGTCGGCCATGCTTGGAAACCTCATCCGGTCACCGGGAAGGTACGCCCCCTTCCCAGCCATCCACAGGTTTCAAGCATTGCTCCTTCGCACCAGGTGCCGGGACCACCACCTCTGGACCGTCGTCCGTGCACGGCAGTGCAGCCTCGCCGAGCACAGCCGGTTCCGGCGGGGACCAGTCAACGGTGCCGAACAGCTACGTTGCGCCAAGTGCGCAGACCGGGCTAGATCCTGGCGGCGCGTCGAACACCCCTGGTCTATACCGCAGCGGCATTCTGGATCCGAATCCTCAAGGGAGCCAGGGCAGCAGTGGCTCGTGGAACCCGAGCGGGCTTGCCGTCGGCGGCGCGGGCGGCACCGGTTCATTCGACGCCGGCACCGGCTCAGGTGGCCGCCCCGGCGACAACGCGCTGGGCGGCGGCCGTGGCAGCGGGATCGGCGCATCGTCGGAAACGGCGGCATCTCGCGGGCCTGGCGGTGCCACAAGCTCGCAGTCGGGTCGCCCGGGCAGCGGAGGTGTCGGCGGGATGGGCGCAGGCCGCAAGGCCGAAGAGGACGAGGAACACGAGCGGAAATACATACAGTCCGACGATGAGCTGTTCCTGGCAGCGGACGACGGCCAGCGGCTAGTGGATCCGCAGACCGGGATGGCTGCAAGCCCGGCAGTGATCGGCGAAGCTCCCAAGAAACGGGTGTAGCGCCGATGTGGTTTCCCGAACCGGTCGGCTTCGCCGCAACGGACCTCGCGGCGTTAGTGACCGGTGAGACGGGCGCTGATCTGCACGTTGTGCTGGCTCCGCAGGCGGAGTGGCATGACTCGGAGGCGCAGACGGACGCAGACAAGCGGCTCGCGGAACTGCGAAGCCGATACGACGGGCCGACGCGCAGCGTGGACGATCCAGAACTGGCCGACGTGGCCGAGCTGTTGAGTCAGCCGCCGCACGCCTGCTACGGCTGGTTCAGTGACGGCTCGCAGCACTTGTCTGCGTTGGCCGCCGGATCGTCGTGGTTCGGATTGATCGCAATCCGGGACGGCGACGAGATCTGGGTGCGGACGTTCCGGCCCCAACGGCTCAGCACCGTCTTGGCGGATGTGCTGCCGCACGATCACGTGCGGTCCAACGCGCAACCGGTCACGGTGCTGCGCAGCGAACTGCTCGAAGCCCGGAAAACCGGCTTCGCGCGCAACAGTGCGGTACGGCAGGCTGAACGGATCATCGCCGACCCGCCGTTGGTCAGCGCCGAGCTCTATGCCGAGCAACGCGATCGAAACGGCCGTCACCGCTGTGAGTTCCCTCTACGGGTCTACGACACCGCTGCAGGGCGGTGGGCGTTACAGATCAGCAAGCATTACGACGAGGAGCGGTGGGACCTCTCAGCAGCTACTACGGCGCGAGTCGCTGACCTTCTCGACGGGCTTCACTCACGACAGGACGCTTGATGACCGTGGATATATTGAAAGCTCTTGGGATCAGCAACGGCCAAGATGTCGTCAAACGGCAGCAGCGCCTTGCCGAGGTCGACGCAGAACTCGCCACGCAACGGTTCCGCGGAGCCTCCCGTGACAACACCGCGACCGCCATCGTCACCGGTCGTGGGGACATCTTCGAAATTGTCATTCGCGACGACGCATTGCGTTCATCTCATCCGGAACTGGTCGGCCCCGCCGTCGTCGAAGCGCTCACTCAGGCTCGGATCGCGGCCGGGCAGCACGCGCGCGCTGAAGTGTTGGCGGTGACTCACCCTGACACGCCCGTGCCGGATCCTTCGCCCGCCGCGCAAGCCGCGCCGCCAACGGCCTCGGCCCCGTCGACCGTGGACACGCGGAGGCCACGAATCCAGGACGACGACGATTTCAGCGATTACGACTTTCTGGATCCGGGAGAGTAACAATCCATGTCGATTTACAACCAACTTTACGCCCTCACCCAGGAAATCGAAGCAAACCTGCACCGGACAGAAGCGGCGGCCGCAGCGGCCGCCGAGGTTGCGATCAACCGCCGGATCCCCGGCGGCGCGGGGGCCGTCACAGTGTCAGGAAGAGGGACCCTCGTGTCGGTCACCATCGATCCGCACGGCCTGACCTCCACTAATGGCCGTGCGCTCGGTGCCCAGATCGCCCAGACGATCCGCGAAGCAGAGGTCCAAGCGCGCGCGCAAATGAACCAAGCGCTGCAGAACGCGTCAGCAGCGAGCGACTCCGCCAGGAGGGAAACTAGTGACTGATAAAGGATTCGAAGTCGTCCCGGGAGCGCTCCGGAAAACACAGGCTGCCTTTGTTGATGCCGCAGAACGTCACATTCAGCTCATTAATCAAGATCTTCCAAACTTCAGGATGAGCCAACTAGACCTTGGCCTCATCGGGAAATTGGCGGGAATCATCCCCGAGTACAACGCTGCGCTCGACCAGATCAGTCAGAAAGTTACCGCAAGCTGCAGCAGTCTCACCAGTGCCGCCTACAACCTCGACTCCGCCGCGAAGGCTTACGAAGCACAGGACGAGGAGTACTACAAGAAGTTCGGCTGGCTGGCCGAAAAGGTCAACGAGGGCGGCATCTACCAGCCAGACCAGAAAGGCGACCACTGATGGCCGACCCGTCCCAGAATTCGTCTCCAGGCCCGACGGGCAGCACTCCGCCGTCATGGTCGAACCCACTCTCGGACAGCCCTGCTCCAGCAGCTCCAAAAGCGAACCCGATACCGAATTTCCCCAGCATTCCGTATCCCAGCGATTCTGACAAGAAGATCCGGGAAGTCGCAGAGAAAGTCAACCATCCGGACGTAATCCAGATGCTTGACAACATCAAGAACAATCTCTTCGGAAATGCCGAGAAGATCGAGCTCATAGCTCAAGGCTGGGCGTCGAACACCTCGATGGTCGACTCTCGCACCGAAATCCAACACGCAACTGAGAAACTCTCCGGATACTGGTCCGGTCCAGCGTATAATCAGTACTCGGCATACGCCGCCGATGTGACTGGTGCGTTCGACACTGATCAATCCGCCATTGCAGCCATGGGGACAACACTCGGCAACTGCGTTTCAATCGTATACAACACGTACGCAGCCATAGTCAGGTTTATCGGAAACACGGCAGCGGATCTTGTTAATGCTGCAGCAAATGTCTTGATTACCTTGATTCCAGGAGTTGGAGAACTAGAGGCGTCGAACGCCCTCCAAGCAACGATAGACATTCTGACCGGATTTATACGAAACTGCACCGACCTACTTTCCAGCGCGGTCGAGCAGTTCGGACAATACAAGGGCACCGCCATCGGGTTCACCGCCAGCGCGGCCGGCTTCAAACAATTGACTCCCCTGCCTGACCAGATCGGAAACCCTGGCAGTTGGCATGTCAACCCCGCAGGCTAGAGCGTCAAGAGAAAAGCTGGCGGAATGAACAACCCGCTAGCGAGAGGTCCGCGACCAGTTTCGCAAGGCACGGAGGAGACCCTACATTGCGTTCGACTGTTGCTGGCCCAAGTCAATAAACTCACTCCTTCTTGGTTTCGACAGGCTGCTCAAGCTGCTGCTGACGCTTAGCCTGCTCGTCTCGGATCATCTCCACTTGCTGGCAAAAAAACCGATACGCATCTGCTTCATCCGAGCAGTGCGCATACTTACCTACACGAAGTTGTACCGAGTTGTACTCACGCTCAACCGAATCGGACGCTTGTTGTAAATTGAACGATCGCTCACGGAACTTGTAATAACCATTAATGCCCGTAGCTATACCGACCACAAGACTGATGACAATCGCCGCAACCCTAAACAAGGAGAACGATACCGAGGCGGTGGTAATAGCCGATGTTACTACGGATCCAATGATAGTAATAGTCTGAAATCTGTCGTGCCTGCGCTTGTATTTGGCTGCCTGTTGCCGATAATCCTCTATTACAACAGATGCACTTTCCCTGTACTGATGGCGAACTTTTAGCAGCTTTAGCTCGTCGTCTTCCTGCTCTGCTACCCCTAGCTCATCTGCGACTCTCTCATTGTAGAACTCGCGCATCAAAGCCAGGTTTTCACGAATGGTAGCGCAGTTCCACGAGAATATCAGCGCGAGAAGTACAGCGCCTAGAATCGCCGCGGCGGCTACACTAACTAGCAATAAGTGTAACCAGCTATCCAAGGTCAGCAATTTAAGATTCTCAAGTAAAATGAGCGCCACTAATGCCACAGCGAACGCGATGGCAATCCACAGGGCAGCGACACGGCCGGCGTGCGCCTTTTTCAAGTCGATCTCTGTACGTATAACTACCCGACGAACAGAGCGAGATGGCTCATCATCTGAAATATTCCTATACGTCGGCGCTTTGAGCGTCCTTTTCAGCCACGAAACAAAGCTCTCTCCCCGATAGGATTCCGCAGCCACCGATCCCCCGCTATACCTAGACAAGCAAGTACGAAGACTACAATCGCATTGTACCGGCGCCGAGGTCAAGACTCTATTCGAGCGAATCGAAGAGGAACTCGGCCGTGGCTACCTCCAATTCCGACGGACTTTGCGGCCAATACCACAGAATCTGAGTACCGGAATTGCCGCTCGCGATCTTGGAAATGTCTTCCCGCACAGCGGCCATTGCATTTGCGGGATGCCAGCGCACCGCCGCCTATCCGGAAGACCTTCGCACAGCGAGTAGGTTACGATCCGTGCACTACCAACGACGAAAGGAAGTAGCCATGACTGACTCGTCAGACCTTGGCGTTGAGCGGTCCCTGGTCCTACTCAAACCGGACACCCTTGTTCGCGGGCTGGCGGGCCGTATTCTCGCGCGCTTCGAGGAGGCCGCGCTCAAGATCGTCGGTGTCAAGATGAGGCAGATGGACGCGGAGTTCACTCGCAAACACTACTTCGACCTTGAAGAGCGCGCCGGAGCAGAGGTCTATAATTGCACTGCTCAGTTCATGCAGTCCGGACCGGTGATCGCGCTCGCGCTCGAAGGTGTCGACGCGGTAGCAAAGGTTCGGAAGATCATTGGTGGCACCTTTCCGAGCGACGCGGCGCCGGGCACTATCCGAGGCGACTACGCGCACCAGACGAAGACGTCCTCCGAAGTGAGCGGCAAGGCAGTGATGAACCTCGTGCATGCGTCGGGAAATTCTGAAGAAGCAAAGTACGAAGTAGGGCTTTGGTTCGATGCGGCCGAGCAGTTTGATTACGAAACACTCGCCGAAAAACTCGCCTACTAAGGTCCTAAATGACCGAAAGTGCCGCACGCCGAGTCTCAATTGACGAGCTCCAGAAAATGTTTACTGCGGAAAAGAAAATAGATAAGCGAGCCGCGGCGGAAACCGCGTACGCCTTGGCATTCCGGTACCGCGACGAGGATGTTCATGATGCGCGCCGATTCGACCTCGCAGGAGAATGGGCTCGCAGGGCGATCACGTTACTCGATGAATTGCCCGCGAATTCTCCATCTGACGTCGCCAGTACCCGTGTTTCTGTCGGTGGGGTCCCGATCCCGGGTCTGCTCCACTCTGGAGTAGTCCGCGAGCGGCTTGGAGACGTGCTGTACTAAGTCCACCGTCGGAGCGGCCCGCCAAGCTGGAAATCCAGTCGCGGGCCGCTCAGTCGGTTCGCTTAGTTGGACAAGTTCTCATTCAGGTACTCCTGAACTGGCCCGTAGAATGG includes the following:
- a CDS encoding DUF3558 domain-containing protein, translating into MPKSQKLSEKSIRAIPPPVECINRTAVNRYQIRLTVASAASVGVVLVGGCSGSTPGTANPAPPGVSQSGPSTSTGSQNVEAPKVSTPLTVDKFLADPCSMLTPTQLSTMQLSQPKADSASSGIGCGWRFGDGYTAVSASFLTTVKDGLTNAYRQKGTGYYKDGYFEPTVVSGFPAVLANTADRRDQGQVTMLVGLSDQTEMLVLIQGTPGSNATTAATNVTKAILSTVQGAQ
- a CDS encoding IS256 family transposase; translation: MLSVVPDPAAGDDGAAGGSSASSMIDELVREGARRMLAEALQAEVEAYIARFAGERDENGHRLVVRNGHHEPREVLTSAGAVEVTAPRVNDKRIDPDTGERERFSSAILPPWARKTPKITEVLPLLYLHGLSSGDFVPALGQFLGSAKGLSGPVITKLTEQWKAEQRAFAERDLSTVDFVYLWADGIHVNIRLEEQKLCLLVMIGVRADGRKELVALADGYRESAESWADLLRDARRRGMRAPVLAAGDGALGFWGALREVFPETREQRCWFHKIANVLAALPKSAHPGAKKALAQIWNAEDRRHALDAVKAFDAAYGAKFPKAAAKITDDIDVLLAFYDYPAEHWIHLRTTNPIESTFATVRHRTKVTKGPGSRAAGLAMAFKLIEAAQARWRAVNAPHLVALVRAGARFEAGKLVERPTEHIPPAAA
- a CDS encoding ESX secretion-associated protein EspG; translation: MWFPEPVGFAATDLAALVTGETGADLHVVLAPQAEWHDSEAQTDADKRLAELRSRYDGPTRSVDDPELADVAELLSQPPHACYGWFSDGSQHLSALAAGSSWFGLIAIRDGDEIWVRTFRPQRLSTVLADVLPHDHVRSNAQPVTVLRSELLEARKTGFARNSAVRQAERIIADPPLVSAELYAEQRDRNGRHRCEFPLRVYDTAAGRWALQISKHYDEERWDLSAATTARVADLLDGLHSRQDA
- a CDS encoding YbaB/EbfC family nucleoid-associated protein: MTVDILKALGISNGQDVVKRQQRLAEVDAELATQRFRGASRDNTATAIVTGRGDIFEIVIRDDALRSSHPELVGPAVVEALTQARIAAGQHARAEVLAVTHPDTPVPDPSPAAQAAPPTASAPSTVDTRRPRIQDDDDFSDYDFLDPGE
- a CDS encoding YbaB/EbfC family nucleoid-associated protein — its product is MSIYNQLYALTQEIEANLHRTEAAAAAAAEVAINRRIPGGAGAVTVSGRGTLVSVTIDPHGLTSTNGRALGAQIAQTIREAEVQARAQMNQALQNASAASDSARRETSD
- a CDS encoding type VII secretion target, with the protein product MTDKGFEVVPGALRKTQAAFVDAAERHIQLINQDLPNFRMSQLDLGLIGKLAGIIPEYNAALDQISQKVTASCSSLTSAAYNLDSAAKAYEAQDEEYYKKFGWLAEKVNEGGIYQPDQKGDH
- a CDS encoding DUF4231 domain-containing protein — its product is MAAESYRGESFVSWLKRTLKAPTYRNISDDEPSRSVRRVVIRTEIDLKKAHAGRVAALWIAIAFAVALVALILLENLKLLTLDSWLHLLLVSVAAAAILGAVLLALIFSWNCATIRENLALMREFYNERVADELGVAEQEDDELKLLKVRHQYRESASVVIEDYRQQAAKYKRRHDRFQTITIIGSVVTSAITTASVSFSLFRVAAIVISLVVGIATGINGYYKFRERSFNLQQASDSVEREYNSVQLRVGKYAHCSDEADAYRFFCQQVEMIRDEQAKRQQQLEQPVETKKE
- a CDS encoding nucleoside-diphosphate kinase, which encodes MTDSSDLGVERSLVLLKPDTLVRGLAGRILARFEEAALKIVGVKMRQMDAEFTRKHYFDLEERAGAEVYNCTAQFMQSGPVIALALEGVDAVAKVRKIIGGTFPSDAAPGTIRGDYAHQTKTSSEVSGKAVMNLVHASGNSEEAKYEVGLWFDAAEQFDYETLAEKLAY